In a genomic window of Magnolia sinica isolate HGM2019 chromosome 16, MsV1, whole genome shotgun sequence:
- the LOC131229218 gene encoding phosphoenolpyruvate carboxykinase (ATP) 1-like encodes MAGNGNGFSFSNGSVGSNGLAKIQTHKKQNGICHDDSAPPVKAQTIDELHSLQKKKSAPTTPINGAQGAFASISEEDRQKQQLQSISASLASLTRETGPKVVKGDPAKKSEPSKVAHVSHHHFTPTLNISDSALKFTHILYNLSPAELYEQAIKYEHGSFITSSGALATLSGAKTGRSPRDKRVVRDETTEDDLWWGKGSPNIEMDEHTFLVNRERAVDYLNSLDKVFVNDQFLNWDPQHRIKVRIVSARAYHSLFMHNMCIRPTPEELEDFGTPDFTIYNAGRFPCNRYTHYMTSSTSIDLNLARREMVILGTQYAGEMKKGLFSVMHYLMPKRQILSLHSGCNMGKDGDVALFFGLSGTGKTTLSTDHNRLLIGDDEHCWSENGVSNIEGGCYAKCIDLSREKEPDIWNAIKFGTVLENVVFDEHTREVDYSDKSVTENTRASYPIEYIPNAKMPCVGPHPKNVILLACDAFGVLPPVSKLSLAQTMYHFISGYTALVAGTEEGIKEPQATFSACFGAAFIMLHPTKYAAMLAEKMQKHGATGWLVNTGWSGGRYGSGKRIKLPFTRRIIDAIHSGSLLNANYTKTEVFGLDIPREVEGVPSEILDPMNTWADKKAYKDTLLKLGGLFKKNFEGFVNYKIGKDNKLTEEILAAGPVF; translated from the exons aTGGCGGGAAACGGGAACGGATTCAGTTTCTCGAATGGGAGCGTTGGAAGCAACGGTCTGGCGAAGATCCAGACGCATAAGAAACAGAACGGGATTTGTCACGACGACAGCGCTCCGCCCGTGAAGGCCCAGACAATCGACGAGCTGCATTCGCTGCAGAAGAAGAAATCGGCACCGACTACGCCAATTAACGGAGCGCAAGGGGCTTTCGCTTCCATTTCTGAAGAGGATCGCCAAAAGCAGCAGCTGCAGTCCATCAG TGCGTCTTTGGCATCGCTAACGAGGGAGACGGGCCCAAAGGTAGTGAAGGGGGACCCAGCAAagaaatccgaaccgtccaaggTCGCGCACGTTAGCCATCATCACTTCACTCCGACTCTCAACATAAGCGACAGCGCCTTAAAGTTCACCCACATCCTCTACAACCTCTCTCCTGCTG agctGTATGAGCAAGCTATAAAATACGAGCACGGCTCATTTATAACATCGAGTGGTGCATTAGCCACGCTATCGGGAGCTAAGACAGGCCGTTCTCCTAGGGATAAACGTGTTGTTAGAGATGAGACCACGGAAGACGATCTTTGGTGGGGAAA GGGCTCACCCAACATTGAAATGGATGAGCACACTTTTTTGGTGAATAGAGAAAGGGCAGTCGATTATTTGAATTCATTGGACAAG GTCTTCGTGAACGATCAGTTCTTGAACTGGGATCCACAACATCGGATCAAAGTCCGAATCGTATCCGCCAGAGCTTACCATTCCTTGTTCATGCACAACAT GTGCATCCGTCCTACACCTGAAGAGCTGGAGGATTTTGGTACGCCAGATTTCACCATATACAATGCCGGGCGGTTCCCATGCAACCGTTACACACATTACATGACGTCGTCGACAAGCATAGATCTTAACCTTGCTAGAAGGGAAATGGTCATTCTCGGCACGCAGTATGCTGGGGAGATGAAGAAGGGCCTTTTCAGTGTAATGCACTACCTCATGCCGAAGCGACAAATCCTATCCTTACATTCAGGCTGCAACATGGGGAAAGATGGTGACGTCGCACTATTTTTTGGATTATCAG GCACGGGGAAGACGACTCTGTCCACTGATCACAACCGGCTTCTGATCGGTGACGATGAGCACTGCTGGAGTGAGAATGGCGTGTCGAACATTGAAGGGGGTTGCTATGCAAAGTGCATCGATCTATCGAGGGAGAAAGAGCCTGATATTTGGAATGCCATCAAATTCGGCACAG TGCTTGAAAATGTGGTGTTTGATGAGCACACTCGAGAGGTGGATTATTCAGACAAGTCTGTAACAG AAAACACACGGGCTTCTTACCCAATCGAGTACATCCCAAATGCGAAGATGCCATGCGTTGGACCACACCCGAAGAATGTCATCCTTCTAGCTTGTGATGCGTTCGGCGTCCTTCCGCCTGTGAGCAAGCTGAGCCTGGCACAGACCATGTACCACTTCATTAGTGGCTACACTGCTCTG GTTGCTGGAACGGAAGAAGGCATTAAGGAGCCACAGGCGACGTTCTCGGCCTGCTTTGGGGCTGCCTTTATAATGCTTCACCCCACCAAGTACGCAGCAATGCTGGCTGAGAAGATGCAGAAGCACGGGGCCACCGGGTGGCTAGTCAACACTGGATGGTCTGGCGGAAG GTATGGTTCAGGCAAACGAATTAAGTTGCCATTCACGCGGCGAATCATCGATGCCATACACTCTGGTAGTCTTTTGAATGCAAATTACACCAAGACAGAAGTGTTCGGCCTGGATATCCCAAGGGAAGTCGAGGGCGTGCCTTCGGAGATCTTAGATCCAATGAACACT TGGGCAGACAAGAAGGCTTACAAGGACACTCTGTTGAAGTTGGGTGGACTGTTCAAGAAGAATTTCGAAGGCTTTGTGAATTACAAGATTGGCAAGGACAACAAGCTCACTGAGGAAATTCTTGCAGCTGGTCCTgtcttctga